The stretch of DNA TACATTCCCGTCTTTCTGCCAGCATCTTTAAAAATTCAGCAGGGTTTTTCATTTCACCAATTTCCCAACTGTGAACCACTGGTACTCCATCGATACATTCAGTATCCTTCTTATTTTCCAGTATAAAGACTGCATCAGTGCCAATAACATCAGAAAGATCCTTCAGATTGGTGGCCATCTTGTTTAGCACTTTCTGATTTCTATTTTTTTCAAGATCGGTCAGTAGTGGTTCTGCCTTTTTGGAAGTTGCTTCAGCCTGGGCCAGTGCATCGAAAGGGGTTCGGTTGGTGTTGATAACTCCAAAACCCAGATCAACCAGTTCTCGGGGTTCGCCTTTTTTAACTTCTGCAGCATCTTCATCCTCAGGAACCGCAAATAAGTTAACTGAAAGAGTGATCCTCATGTCAAGGATGCTTTCCAGTAAAAATGCGGTGTCGGGTTGTGCCCGTACCCTGCCGGTCTCATATTTATAGATAGTTTCCCTGGACACATGAGCTCTATCAGCCAGATCTTTCAGTGACAGGTTCTGCTGCTCCCTCATCTGTTTAATAACCTGACCATCAATCTGAACGTAATATCCACCCCGATCAGCAAATATCTCCGGATAAATTTCTTCCACCACTATATTTCGCAGAGTTGAAGGTGCAATCACTGGTATTCCATGGCGTTCATATACCACGTCTTCTTCCAAAGCCTCATTCTTAGATTTAAGGCCGATTAAGAGGGGTGAAGCAAAGAATGTGCGCGCTACTCTTTTTATTTCATGAGCGTGGGCTGCGCTGAACCCATCCACGTTAACCAGTACTTTCATTAAAAGTAGAAGTAGTTCCCTTCGGGCCACCAGATCAAAACAACTTCGATCATATATATTAGAAGTGTCAAAACCATGCTTGGATAAAAGCTCGTTGATCTCAATAATTACATGATCTCTATGTAAGGGCATGTTCGACATGAAAAAAACACCCCGGTGATATTTGATATGAATAATGTTGATATGAATTCTGATTTGTATAATATCTATGTAGGTATGGATGACACAGACTCTGTTAGTGGAATGTGCACCACATATATATGTTGTGTGATAATGGACCGACTTAAAGCTTGTGGTTTTAGAGTTGATGGTCCGCCACGTCTGATACGCCTTAATCCATTCGCACCCCATAAAACCAGGGGAAACGGAGCAGTATCATTCAAACTAGTTTTAAAATCAAAAAAAGAAGTTAAAACGGCCAAGAATCTTATTCTGAAGATGGTGGAAGAACTGGCAGTAATGGAAGACCCTAAAACCAATCCAGGAATGGTATTTTATGAAGGTGAAATAACTCCCGAACTTCAGGATTATGCGTGGAGAACCATTAGAACTATTGTAACCCAAGAAGAAGCCGAGAAGTTAGCAGAGAAGGTAGGGGCAGAGATATTCAAGTTCAAAAAGGGAAGGGGAATAATTGGATCCCTGGCAGCCATTGGCTGCCCCCTGACTGATGCAACCTATGAATTACTGGCCTACCGCGACCCTGCAAATTACGGTACTAAAAGGAGGGTTGACCCAGAATCTGTCCTGGAAATGGACCGAAAAACATACCCTGCTACATTTGACAACATAGACGATGGTTACATGGCTATAACACCACATACCCCCTGCCCTGTTCTTTACGGGATTAGAGGGGAAACCCGGGCTGCAGTGGAGGAAGCCCACAAACTGGTGAAGGTATCTGAACCAGTGGAATCCTTCAGGGTGTTTTTAACCAACCAACACACGGATATGCACCTGCAAAAAGTAGATGCCATTTCCCAGATGAACCAGTTCCAGTGCTACATCGTCCGGGGGACTGTTAAAAGTCCGCCTGTGGTTATTGAAGGTGGACACGTTATTTTCACCCTGGAAGATGAATCAGGAGAGGTTGAATGTGCGGCATATGAACCTACCAAAGGGTTCCGTGATGTGGTTCGTCATCTGGCCCCGGGAGACCAATTGGTGGTCTACGGTGGAATTGGAAATAAGGGAACCCTCAATGTGGAAAAGATCAAAATCACAGATCTATCCACTTTATATGAATATCTGAATCCCCTCTGTGAATGTGGGAAGCGTATGAAATCTGCAGGTAAAAATAAAGGATATAAATGTCCCCGGTGCGGTAGTAAGATACGTGGAGCCCCCCCAGAATATGGAGAAATTAAAAAAAGAAGGGAAGTTGAAAGGAAGATAAAAAAAGGTTTTTATGAGGTTCCACCCTCTGCACGGAGACATTTGAGTAAACCATTAGTTAGAAATTGATACTCCCATTAATAGGATACTAAATTAAGGGATATATATGAAAAAACCCTTAAAATAATGTAAATTAATGAAAATAAAATATTGTCAGTAACTATTAACCATCGAAAATTTCATATAACCAATAATAATCAATTTACAGTTTATAACCAATTTACAGACTAAAAAAATGATTACCAGAGACCTTGCAGAATTCATTGCTTCTGCCAGTTACCAGGACCTTCCAGAAAAAGTGGTAGACCAGGCCAAGCTTTGCTTCCTTGATTTTTTAGGGGTTTCCCTTAAAGGGTGCCGTAGTGAAAGCGCAGGAATTGTGAGAGAGATCATCAGTGCCGGAGGCGATTCCACTGTCATCGGCGGAGATACTGCCACCCCCATGGATGCGGCGCTAGTCAACGGGGTTTCTGCCCATTGTCTGGATTTAGATGATGGTCATCGTCTGGCCCAGCTTCACCCTGGTGCCTGTATAATTCCTGCAGCACTAGCTTTATCCGAATCCTGTGAAAAATCCGGAGAAAAATTCATTACTGCCATGGTGGTAGGATATCAGGTTTCTATCCAGATGGGGATGTTTTTAAATCCAGGTCACCGCCAGAAAGGTTTCCACAGCACAGGTACCTGTGGTACTCTGGGAGCTGCAGCTGCAGCATCAAAAATAATAGATCTGGATGAAAAAGAAATATTAAATGCACTGGGACTGGCCGGGACCCAGGCAGCAGGGTTATTGGAGTCGGATCATTCAGGCAGCATGGCAAAACACCTCCACGCAGGGAAAGCCGCCCAATCTGGGGTTTTATCCGCATTACTGGCAAAGAAGGGCTTCACTGGAGCCCACACCATTATCGAGGGAAAAGAAGGACTATTCCAGACCATGGGCGATTTAAAAGAAGAAACAAATCTTCTTCAGAAATCTGGCTCTGGAAAGTACTCTCCTGAAGAATTTGAAATCCTCAGGGTTTATTTCAAAAAATATCCTGTCTGCAGGCATTTACACTCCTCACTGGATGTTACCATTAATCTTATGAAAAATAAAAATATTAAAATCGCTGATATTCAGGATATAACTGTCAAAACCTATGAAATTGCAGCGCGCCATAATGAGTACCATCCCCAAACTGTAGAAGGAATCCGGCAGAGTTTGCCAGTGAGTTTGGCCCTGGCTGTTATGAGAGGAAATTTGAATAGTGAAGATATGGAACGTGTCAACCCTGATGATGGAACTAGTGAAGTTTCCAGGAAAATCCAGATTAAATGTGATAAAAATTTGAACCATCTTTACCCTCAAAAAAGGCCATCAAAGGTAACCATAAAAACCACAGACCGCATTTACACCGAAAGAATTGATCTGGCTAAAGGAGAACCTGAAAATCCATTCACCAAGGATGAACTCTTAAATAAATTCAGCAACCTTAATCCGCAAGTGGATGTGAATATTTTAAAAACTCTGGATGACTTGGAATATATACACATAAACGAATTAATGAGTACCCTTAATCAGGGGTTTAAATAATATTCTGCAATCATACCATACCGTAATCCTTATGATTACTGTAATAATTGGGTATAAAATTATTGAGTGGAGATAATGAAAGTAAATAATGAAATATTTGTTGAAATGGAGATATTTAATGAAATATTTGAAGATATCAACTTTATGATAATAATTTGAAGAAAATTAACCATTATGATGTTAAGAAAATAATGTAGAGAAGAGGTGTTATGATATGGACACTCATAACTTTTTGAATAAGATTGGAATCATTAAACCAGCTGATAATTTACCAGATTCAACGAAAAGGTTTCCAGATGGTGCCCAGTATCGTTTTGAAGTTCCTGGGATCCAGAAACCCGGAGCTCTGGAGGGTCTTCTGGAAGCTCTGGACATGTACGAGATTATGGTGCACAGGGTGACCCAGACCAAGGGGATAATGCTCTTAACTGACAATGAAATCCTGGAAATGGCAGATCTAGCCCGTGATGCCCGGATGGAACTCTTTTTAAGTGTTGGTCCCCGCGCTCCCTATGACACCAGTGCCTCGGCCCGGACCAAGGAAGGTGCGCGGATAGGATACAGGCTCAGAGGTTACGATAACCTCACCTACGCCATTGAAGACGTTAAACGGGCTGTGGATCTTGGTGTGAGGGGAATAGTGGTCTACGATGAGGGTCTCCTGTGGGTTCTGGGTAAAATGCGCGAAGAAGGAGAATTGCCCACCAGTGTGCACTTCAAGGTTTCAGCCCACTGTGGTCATGGAAACCCTGCCTCTGCGCGTCTTGTGGAAACTATTGGGGCTGATTCATTTAACCCGGTGCGGGATCTGCAGATAGCAATGCTGGCTGCCATAAGACAATCCATTGACATCTCTCTGGATATTCACACCGAAAACCCCAAATCTTCGGGAGGTTTCATCAGACATTACGAAGCACCTGAAATTATTAAAAAAGCCTGTCCAGTGTATCTTAAAACAGGTGGAGCAGTTGCAGCCCATCATGGATACGATACCACCCGAAAAGAAGCAGGTGAAAGAGCAAGGCAGGTTTTGCTGGTCCAAAGCATGATCAACCGCTTTTATCCAGGAGCAGTTATATCCAAAAAAGGGGTCAAAGATATGGCCATACCCGAGTAGAAAATCAAAGGATAAATCCAGTTATATTTTATTATCCCCATCATTATCATATTCAAATTTAGATTTTTACTCAATTTCGAAATATTGATTCAATCAAATATTATTTAATAGCTCATAAAAAAATTCAAATCAAGAGATTAATCCCTGCTTAGGAGCCATTTATGTCCAAAAAAATCAAAGACTTGGTTAAAGATGCAGTGATAGAGGCCAGTACCACATTCAGAGATGACCAGATTCAAGCCTACCAAAGGGCAATTGAAAAGGAGGGAAATGATAATGCCCGCTGGGTTCTAAAGTTGCTCCTGGAAAATGAACAAATAGCCAGCAGTAATAAAGTTCCCCTGTGTGACGACACTGGAATTCCCCATGTACTCGTGGAATTAGGAATTAATACGCAGTTTTCTCCAGATTTATTTAACCAAATAAATGATGGTGTGGCTTTGGGTCTTAAAAAACTCCCTGGAAGACCAATGGCAGTTTCAGGGAATGATATAGAACGAATTGAACAGAGCAAAGGGCTTTTCAATGACCCCGGAAAAGTAATACCTCCATCTGTTTTGGTGGATACAATGGATGGAGATGGTCTTAAAATCCATGTGTTGATGTTAGGTGGCGGTCCAGAGATAAGGAGTCATACTTATCGTGTTTTTCACCAGCGGGATCATGGAAACCTTTTTAAGGAAGCGCTGACATGGATGAGATCAGAGATTCCTAAGTTGGGGTGCACACCATGCATCCCGGCACTGGGCATTGGGAGAACCCATTATGAGGCTTCAACACTGATGCTAAAGGCAATGGCCTACGGGAACCTCAATCATCAATCAAAAATTGAAAAAAAGATAACTGATTCCTTGAATCATACCAATGTTGGTGCCCTTGGTCTGGGGGGTTCAGTCACCGCCCTGGGGGCAATGGTGAAAGTAGGACCACAAAGGGCCAGTGGAGTTCGTATCGTTTGCATGCGTCCCTGTTGTTGTGTTGAACCAAGAAAATCATCTATTTATCTTTCACAAAATGCACTGGAGTGAGGAAAATGGCAATTGGAAGAGAGACTGTGGAAAATTTATTAAAGCTTACCAAGCCCAAATGGAGAACCTCCATTACCAAGGTGGAACCTAACCGCATAATCACCCGAGGATATCCCCAGGAAGATTTGATAGGAAACATTTCATTCCCTGAAATGGTTTATTTGCTTCTAAAAGGAGAACTCCCCCATGAAAAACAGGCAAAAATGTTAGAAGCTGTTTTAGTCTCATTCTGTGATCATGGAGTAACCCCTCCCAGCACCCAGGTTGCCAGGATTATGGCATCCACAGGGGCCCATATGAACACCTGCGTTTCAGGAGGACTTTCCTCATTTGGAAAACATCACGCAGGCGCTCTGGAACGTTCTATGTGCATGTTACAGGGATTGATCAAAAAAGGTATTGATTCGGAAGGACCTCCTGCATCAAGATCTGATTTAAAAGATGTTGCAATGCAAACAGTGGAACACTATCTGGAAAAAGGAAAAAAAATACCAGGATTTGGTCATCGTTTCCACCATGAAGATCCTAGACCCACAAAACTCATTAAAACCGCTAAAAAATATGGGTGTTTCGGAATCCACACCGAATTAGCCGTTTCCATTGAAAATCTACTCCTGGAAATGAAAGGCATC from Methanobacterium sp. encodes:
- a CDS encoding tRNA(Ile)(2)-agmatinylcytidine synthase, whose product is MNNVDMNSDLYNIYVGMDDTDSVSGMCTTYICCVIMDRLKACGFRVDGPPRLIRLNPFAPHKTRGNGAVSFKLVLKSKKEVKTAKNLILKMVEELAVMEDPKTNPGMVFYEGEITPELQDYAWRTIRTIVTQEEAEKLAEKVGAEIFKFKKGRGIIGSLAAIGCPLTDATYELLAYRDPANYGTKRRVDPESVLEMDRKTYPATFDNIDDGYMAITPHTPCPVLYGIRGETRAAVEEAHKLVKVSEPVESFRVFLTNQHTDMHLQKVDAISQMNQFQCYIVRGTVKSPPVVIEGGHVIFTLEDESGEVECAAYEPTKGFRDVVRHLAPGDQLVVYGGIGNKGTLNVEKIKITDLSTLYEYLNPLCECGKRMKSAGKNKGYKCPRCGSKIRGAPPEYGEIKKRREVERKIKKGFYEVPPSARRHLSKPLVRN
- a CDS encoding peptidase, with amino-acid sequence MDTHNFLNKIGIIKPADNLPDSTKRFPDGAQYRFEVPGIQKPGALEGLLEALDMYEIMVHRVTQTKGIMLLTDNEILEMADLARDARMELFLSVGPRAPYDTSASARTKEGARIGYRLRGYDNLTYAIEDVKRAVDLGVRGIVVYDEGLLWVLGKMREEGELPTSVHFKVSAHCGHGNPASARLVETIGADSFNPVRDLQIAMLAAIRQSIDISLDIHTENPKSSGGFIRHYEAPEIIKKACPVYLKTGGAVAAHHGYDTTRKEAGERARQVLLVQSMINRFYPGAVISKKGVKDMAIPE
- a CDS encoding fumarate hydratase, which encodes MSKKIKDLVKDAVIEASTTFRDDQIQAYQRAIEKEGNDNARWVLKLLLENEQIASSNKVPLCDDTGIPHVLVELGINTQFSPDLFNQINDGVALGLKKLPGRPMAVSGNDIERIEQSKGLFNDPGKVIPPSVLVDTMDGDGLKIHVLMLGGGPEIRSHTYRVFHQRDHGNLFKEALTWMRSEIPKLGCTPCIPALGIGRTHYEASTLMLKAMAYGNLNHQSKIEKKITDSLNHTNVGALGLGGSVTALGAMVKVGPQRASGVRIVCMRPCCCVEPRKSSIYLSQNALE
- a CDS encoding transcriptional regulator; amino-acid sequence: MSNMPLHRDHVIIEINELLSKHGFDTSNIYDRSCFDLVARRELLLLLMKVLVNVDGFSAAHAHEIKRVARTFFASPLLIGLKSKNEALEEDVVYERHGIPVIAPSTLRNIVVEEIYPEIFADRGGYYVQIDGQVIKQMREQQNLSLKDLADRAHVSRETIYKYETGRVRAQPDTAFLLESILDMRITLSVNLFAVPEDEDAAEVKKGEPRELVDLGFGVINTNRTPFDALAQAEATSKKAEPLLTDLEKNRNQKVLNKMATNLKDLSDVIGTDAVFILENKKDTECIDGVPVVHSWEIGEMKNPAEFLKMLAERRECN
- a CDS encoding MmgE/PrpD family protein; amino-acid sequence: MITRDLAEFIASASYQDLPEKVVDQAKLCFLDFLGVSLKGCRSESAGIVREIISAGGDSTVIGGDTATPMDAALVNGVSAHCLDLDDGHRLAQLHPGACIIPAALALSESCEKSGEKFITAMVVGYQVSIQMGMFLNPGHRQKGFHSTGTCGTLGAAAAASKIIDLDEKEILNALGLAGTQAAGLLESDHSGSMAKHLHAGKAAQSGVLSALLAKKGFTGAHTIIEGKEGLFQTMGDLKEETNLLQKSGSGKYSPEEFEILRVYFKKYPVCRHLHSSLDVTINLMKNKNIKIADIQDITVKTYEIAARHNEYHPQTVEGIRQSLPVSLALAVMRGNLNSEDMERVNPDDGTSEVSRKIQIKCDKNLNHLYPQKRPSKVTIKTTDRIYTERIDLAKGEPENPFTKDELLNKFSNLNPQVDVNILKTLDDLEYIHINELMSTLNQGFK
- a CDS encoding citryl-CoA lyase; the encoded protein is MAIGRETVENLLKLTKPKWRTSITKVEPNRIITRGYPQEDLIGNISFPEMVYLLLKGELPHEKQAKMLEAVLVSFCDHGVTPPSTQVARIMASTGAHMNTCVSGGLSSFGKHHAGALERSMCMLQGLIKKGIDSEGPPASRSDLKDVAMQTVEHYLEKGKKIPGFGHRFHHEDPRPTKLIKTAKKYGCFGIHTELAVSIENLLLEMKGIRMNIDGANSGILSDMGFDWKLGTGIFMIGRVPAIVSHIHEEKSAETPFRKFVEVDDIYYNGSESRNIDTDRAELHTSK